One stretch of Girardinichthys multiradiatus isolate DD_20200921_A chromosome 2, DD_fGirMul_XY1, whole genome shotgun sequence DNA includes these proteins:
- the LOC124878677 gene encoding neuroepithelial cell-transforming gene 1 protein-like produces the protein MDENEEVRGRTVENQKQKLRRTSSRTSTTSVISAAERSPHTLRRNNSKKPPLMRGSSFTFLTPGTPWDFSLKRKRKEKEDDTISLSSFDLKEPNNKRVRSLAKVSSLVNLISPSKNGAVRRFGQSIQSMSLRGDGKSPGTTLKAASKASGPTPTKRRNSTLWSETLDVHQKSSFSVKEIKRQEAIYELFRGEQDLIEDLQLARKAYHDPMLKLSIMTQEELAHIFGDLDAYIPLHEYLLMKLTEGTGPDGTVAQIGQIVIDWLPGLNAYKNYCSNQLAAKALLDQKKQDKRVQDFLQRCLESPFSRKLDLWSFLDVPRSRLVKYPLLLREILKHTPPDHPDVASLERAITIIQDILSEINVRKGETECQYYIDQLEFLDEKQRDPLIDECRTLLCHGELRTKSGSRLHVFLFSELLVLTRPVTRNDRSCFQVYRQPIAVRDLVLEDLQDGEIRLGGSFRGAFTNGEKAKNIFRVSSMDPSHGQSHTLHVSDVYHKQQWLNCLRAAITQQQGAPTRSQQEESFLPSPISSAKICDKEADENCPPAACPTKLRRQTLSKNRLEQKLQRSQRRKETGV, from the exons ACCGCCATTGATGAGAGGCAGCTCGTTCACCTTCCTCACTCCAGGGACACCGTGGGACTTCAGTCTA AAAAGAAAGCGCAAAGAAAAGGAGGATGACACCATCAGTCTCTCCAGCTTTGACCTCAAG GAGCCCAATAATAAGCGAGTACGATCCCTGGCCAAAGTGTCATCCCTCGTCAACCTGATATCCCCGTCGAAAAATGGAGCAGTACGCCGCTTTGGCCAGTCCATTCAG tcAATGTCTTTACGTGGTGATGGGAAGTCACCGGGGACGACTCTCAAAGCTGCCAGCAAGGCCTCAGGTCCAACTCCCACCAAACGCAGGAACAGCACACTGTGGTCGGAGACGCTGGACGTCCATCAGAAGAGTTCTTTCTCTGTTAAGGAAATCAAAAGACAAGAG GCAATTTATGAGCTTTTCAGGGGTGAGCAGGACCTCATTGAGGATCTGCAACTTGCACGAAAG GCATACCATGATCCGATGCTCAAGCTCTCCATCATGACCCAGGAGGAACTAGCTCACATTTTTGGTGACCTGGACGCATACATCCCCCTCCATGAGT ACCTACTCATGAAGCTCACAGAGGGAACAGGGCCTGATGGAACAGTAGCTCAGATTGGACAGATAGTAATAGACTGG CTGCCTGGCCTGAATGCTTATAAAAACTACTGTAGCAACCAGCTCGCAGCCAAAGCTCTGCTGGACCAGAAGAAACAGGACAAGCGGGTGCAGGACTTCCTGCAGCGCTGCCTGGAGTCGCCTTTCAGCAGGAAGCTGGATCTGTGGAGCTTCCTGGATGTCCCACGTTCACGTCTGGTGAAGTACCCTCTGCTGCTGAGGGAGATCCTCAAACACACTCCTCCTGATCACCCAGATGTAGCCAGCCTGGAGAGAGCG ATCACAATAATCCAGGACATCTTGTCTGAGATCAACGTGAGAAAGGGGGAGACAGAGTGCCAGTATTACATAGACCAACTGGAGTTCCTGGACGAAAAGCAGCGCGACCCTCTCATAGATGAGTGTAGGACCCTTCTATGTCACGGCGAGCTTCGGACCAAGAGCGGTTCG AGGCTACACGTGTTCCTCTTCTCTGAGCTGCTGGTTCTGACCCGACCGGTGACGCGTAACGACAGAAGCTGCTTCCAAGTGTATCGGCAGCCCATCGCAGTAAGAGACCTGGTTCTAGAGGACCTCCAGGATGGAGAGATCCGCTTAGGAGGGTCATTCAGGGGGGCGTTCACTAATGGGGAGAAAG CTAAGAATATTTTCCGTGTGAGCTCCATGGATCCGTCCCACGGCCAGTCTCACACCCTGCACGTCAGCGACGTTTACCACAAGCAGCAGTGGCTCAACTGTCTGCGTGCTGCAATCACCCAACAGCAGGGGGCTCCAACCAGAAGCCAGCAGGAGGAGTCCTTCCTCCCCTCTCCCATCTCATCAGCAAAGATCTGTGACAAAGAGGCAGACGAGAACTGTCCGCCTGCTGCTTGCCCTACTAAGCTCAGGCGTCAGACGCTCTCTAAAAACAGGCTAGAGCAGAAGTTACAACGATCACAAAGGAGGAAGGAAACTGGTGTGTAG
- the asb13b gene encoding ankyrin repeat and SOCS box protein 13: MEITRTRPSLYGEIAHGLGFWTDRSAVHEAAAQGRALQLQQLIEAGAAVNIVAMDSITPLHEACIQGQTQCVRLLLDAGAQVDARNIDSSTPLCDACAAGSLDCVKLLLEYGATVNPPLFTFSPLHEACMGGNSDCVQLMIDRGAFMEAHDCHYGTPLHVACARQHFDCAKVLLNAGANVNASKLHETALHHAAKTKNTDLIELLVEFGGNIFARDNLNKKPIHYTSVGSPSYLCLELYENTPLSLQQLSRVAWRRSLGTRAHKVISELHLPKSIIRFLSHMNPLVVEI, translated from the exons ATGGAGATAACCCGGACCAGACCGTCGCTGTATGGAGAAATCG CTCATGGCCTCGGATTCTGGACAGACCGGTCAGCAGTGCACGAGGCCGCTGCGCAGGGTCGAGCcctacagctgcagcagctgatTGAGGCGGGTGCGGCCGTAAACATTGTGGCCATGGACTCCATCACCCCGCTGCATGAGGCGTGCATACAGGGTCAAACCCAGTGCGTCAGGCTGCTGCTGGATGCCGGTGCACAA GTGGATGCTCGGAACATTGATTCAAGCACCCCACTGTGTGATGCCTGCGCAGCCGGTAGCTTGGATTGTGTGAAACTGCTGCTGGAGTATGGAGCAACCGTCAATCCTCCACTGTTTACCTTCTCTCCTCTTCATGAGGCATGCATGGGAG GTAACTCAGACTGTGTTCAGCTGATGATTGATCGAGGAGCCTTCATGGAGGCTCATGACTGCCACTACGGAACGCCGCTTCATGTCGCCTGTGCCAGGCAACACTTTGACTGCGCCAAAGTGCTCCTCAATGCAG GGGCGAATGTGAATGCTTCCAAGCTCCATGAGACGGCTCTTCATCATGCAGCTAAAACTAAGAACACTGATCTAATAGAGCTGCTTGTTGAGTTCGGGGGTAATATTTTTGCTCGAGACAACCTCAACAAGAAGCCCATCCACTACACCAGCGTGGGATCTCCCTCTTACCTCTGCCTCGAGTTGTATGAAA ATACTCCCCTCAGCCTGCAGCAGCTCAGCAGAGTGGCTTGGAGGAGGAGTCTCGGCACAAGAGCACACAAAGTCATTTCGGAGCTGCACTTGCCCAAGAGCATCATCAGATTCCTCTCTCACATGAACCCTCTTGTTGTTGAAATTTGA